From the genome of Glycine max cultivar Williams 82 chromosome 2, Glycine_max_v4.0, whole genome shotgun sequence, one region includes:
- the LOC100794379 gene encoding probable galacturonosyltransferase 15 isoform X1, with protein MKFYVSAKDARKGSVKTTVPADTVAARRISSRTVLVLGIVFLLSFVRVAVLVLESSAVCSTFDCVGSTFFGGGDADLKLRDELTRALIEAKVIDGNANEGGAIMSFNELVKVLASKQDLKAFAFKTKAMLLRMEREVQSARKQESLYWHIASHGVPQSLHCLCLKLAEEYAVNAIARSRLPLPEHVSRLVDPTFHHIVLLTDNVLAASVVVTSTVENSANPERLVFHVVTDKKTFTPMHTWFAINSINSAVVEVRGLHHYDWSKEVNAGVKDMQETNNLIWKHYYSNYKQKELDHSEDHNRYLEALRPSSLSLLNHLRIYIPELFPDLNKVVLLDDDVVVQHDLSSLWELDLNGKVSGSVFKSWCENSCCPGNKYVNFLNFSHPIISSNFDGDKCAWLFGVDIFDLEAWRKSDITKTYHQWLKLNVQSGLTLWNPGMLPAALIAFEGQVHPIDTSWLVTDLGYRHRSEEIGNSIERVETAAVVHFNGPAKPWLEIGLPEVRSLWTRYVNFSDKFISKCRIIV; from the exons ATGAAGTTCTATGTATCTGCCAAAGACGCCCGAAAAGGATCCGTCAAGACAACTGTTCCTGCCGACACCGTCGCCGCTCGCCGGATTTCCAGCCGGACGGTGCTGGTCCTCGGAATCGTCTTCCTGCTCAGCTTTGTGAGAGTGGCGGTTTTGGTGCTGGAATCTTCTGCGGTGTGCTCCACCTTTG ATTGCGTGGGATCGACATTTTTCGGCGGAGGTGACGCCGATCTG AAACTCAGAGATGAGCTGACCAGAGCGCTAATAGAAGCAAAGGTTATCGATGGCAATGCTAACGAAGGAGGAGCAATAATGTCATTTAACGAGCTTGTGAAAGTGTTGGCGTCAAAACAAGACCTCAAGGCATTTGCTTTCAAGACCAAAGCCATG CTGTTACGGATGGAGCGTGAGGTGCAATCAGCTAGAAAGCAGGAGTCACTTTATTGGCATATAGCTTCACACGGTGTTCCTCAAAGTCTGCATTGTCTTTGTTTGAAGTTGGCTGAAGAATACGCTGTAAATGCCATTGCACGATCTCGTCTACCTCTTCCTGAACATGTCTCTCGCCTCGTTGACCCCACTTTTCACCACATTGTTCTCCTAACCGACAACGTCCTTGCGGCTTCTGTTGTTGTAACCTCCACTGTTGAAAATTCAGCCAACCCTGAAAGATTAGTCTTTCACGTTGTTACTGACAAGAAGACTTTCACTCCAATGCATACTTGGTTTGCCATCAACTCTATTAACTCAGCAGTTGTTGAAGTTAGGGGGTTACACCACTATGATTGGTCTAAAGAAGTGAACGCTGGTGTTAAGGATATGCAGGAAACTAATAACTTAATTTGGAAGCACTACTACAGCAACTATAAACAAAAGGAGCTTGACCATAGTGAAGACCATAACAGATATTTGGAAGCTTTGAGGCCTAGCAGCCTTTCCTTGTTGAATCATCTCCGCATCTATATCCCTGAG CTCTTTCCAGATCTAAACAAGGTAGTATTGCTGGATGATGATGTGGTAGTACAACATGACCTATCTTCTTTGTGGGAACTAGATCTTAATGGCAAAGTCAGTGGTTCAGTGTTCAAGTCATGGTGTGAGAACAGTTGCTGCCCTGGAAACAAATACGTCAACTTCTTGAACTTTTCACATCCTATCATATCATCCAACTTTGACGGTGATAAGTGTGCATGGCTCTTTGGCGTGGATATATTTGATCTTGAAGCTTGGAGAAAATCAGATATTACTAAGACCTATCATCAATGGCTGAAACTT AACGTCCAGTCTGGGTTGACATTATGGAATCCAGGAATGCTCCCAGCTGCCTTGATTGCTTTTGAGGGTCAAGTGCACCCCATAGATACATCATGGCTCGTCACTGATTTAGGTTATCGCCATCGATCAGAAGAAATAGGCAACAGCATAGAGAGAGTGGAAACTGCTGCTGTTGTTCATTTCAATGGCCCAGCAAAGCCGTGGCTTGAAATTGGTTTACCTGAGGTTCGAAGTTTATGGACTAGATATGTAAATTTCTCCGATAAGTTTATTAGCAAATGTAGGATTATAGTGTGA
- the LOC100794379 gene encoding probable galacturonosyltransferase 15 isoform X2, which yields MKKLRDELTRALIEAKVIDGNANEGGAIMSFNELVKVLASKQDLKAFAFKTKAMLLRMEREVQSARKQESLYWHIASHGVPQSLHCLCLKLAEEYAVNAIARSRLPLPEHVSRLVDPTFHHIVLLTDNVLAASVVVTSTVENSANPERLVFHVVTDKKTFTPMHTWFAINSINSAVVEVRGLHHYDWSKEVNAGVKDMQETNNLIWKHYYSNYKQKELDHSEDHNRYLEALRPSSLSLLNHLRIYIPELFPDLNKVVLLDDDVVVQHDLSSLWELDLNGKVSGSVFKSWCENSCCPGNKYVNFLNFSHPIISSNFDGDKCAWLFGVDIFDLEAWRKSDITKTYHQWLKLNVQSGLTLWNPGMLPAALIAFEGQVHPIDTSWLVTDLGYRHRSEEIGNSIERVETAAVVHFNGPAKPWLEIGLPEVRSLWTRYVNFSDKFISKCRIIV from the exons ATGAAGAAACTCAGAGATGAGCTGACCAGAGCGCTAATAGAAGCAAAGGTTATCGATGGCAATGCTAACGAAGGAGGAGCAATAATGTCATTTAACGAGCTTGTGAAAGTGTTGGCGTCAAAACAAGACCTCAAGGCATTTGCTTTCAAGACCAAAGCCATG CTGTTACGGATGGAGCGTGAGGTGCAATCAGCTAGAAAGCAGGAGTCACTTTATTGGCATATAGCTTCACACGGTGTTCCTCAAAGTCTGCATTGTCTTTGTTTGAAGTTGGCTGAAGAATACGCTGTAAATGCCATTGCACGATCTCGTCTACCTCTTCCTGAACATGTCTCTCGCCTCGTTGACCCCACTTTTCACCACATTGTTCTCCTAACCGACAACGTCCTTGCGGCTTCTGTTGTTGTAACCTCCACTGTTGAAAATTCAGCCAACCCTGAAAGATTAGTCTTTCACGTTGTTACTGACAAGAAGACTTTCACTCCAATGCATACTTGGTTTGCCATCAACTCTATTAACTCAGCAGTTGTTGAAGTTAGGGGGTTACACCACTATGATTGGTCTAAAGAAGTGAACGCTGGTGTTAAGGATATGCAGGAAACTAATAACTTAATTTGGAAGCACTACTACAGCAACTATAAACAAAAGGAGCTTGACCATAGTGAAGACCATAACAGATATTTGGAAGCTTTGAGGCCTAGCAGCCTTTCCTTGTTGAATCATCTCCGCATCTATATCCCTGAG CTCTTTCCAGATCTAAACAAGGTAGTATTGCTGGATGATGATGTGGTAGTACAACATGACCTATCTTCTTTGTGGGAACTAGATCTTAATGGCAAAGTCAGTGGTTCAGTGTTCAAGTCATGGTGTGAGAACAGTTGCTGCCCTGGAAACAAATACGTCAACTTCTTGAACTTTTCACATCCTATCATATCATCCAACTTTGACGGTGATAAGTGTGCATGGCTCTTTGGCGTGGATATATTTGATCTTGAAGCTTGGAGAAAATCAGATATTACTAAGACCTATCATCAATGGCTGAAACTT AACGTCCAGTCTGGGTTGACATTATGGAATCCAGGAATGCTCCCAGCTGCCTTGATTGCTTTTGAGGGTCAAGTGCACCCCATAGATACATCATGGCTCGTCACTGATTTAGGTTATCGCCATCGATCAGAAGAAATAGGCAACAGCATAGAGAGAGTGGAAACTGCTGCTGTTGTTCATTTCAATGGCCCAGCAAAGCCGTGGCTTGAAATTGGTTTACCTGAGGTTCGAAGTTTATGGACTAGATATGTAAATTTCTCCGATAAGTTTATTAGCAAATGTAGGATTATAGTGTGA
- the LOC100794379 gene encoding probable galacturonosyltransferase 15 isoform X3 translates to MSFNELVKVLASKQDLKAFAFKTKAMLLRMEREVQSARKQESLYWHIASHGVPQSLHCLCLKLAEEYAVNAIARSRLPLPEHVSRLVDPTFHHIVLLTDNVLAASVVVTSTVENSANPERLVFHVVTDKKTFTPMHTWFAINSINSAVVEVRGLHHYDWSKEVNAGVKDMQETNNLIWKHYYSNYKQKELDHSEDHNRYLEALRPSSLSLLNHLRIYIPELFPDLNKVVLLDDDVVVQHDLSSLWELDLNGKVSGSVFKSWCENSCCPGNKYVNFLNFSHPIISSNFDGDKCAWLFGVDIFDLEAWRKSDITKTYHQWLKLNVQSGLTLWNPGMLPAALIAFEGQVHPIDTSWLVTDLGYRHRSEEIGNSIERVETAAVVHFNGPAKPWLEIGLPEVRSLWTRYVNFSDKFISKCRIIV, encoded by the exons ATGTCATTTAACGAGCTTGTGAAAGTGTTGGCGTCAAAACAAGACCTCAAGGCATTTGCTTTCAAGACCAAAGCCATG CTGTTACGGATGGAGCGTGAGGTGCAATCAGCTAGAAAGCAGGAGTCACTTTATTGGCATATAGCTTCACACGGTGTTCCTCAAAGTCTGCATTGTCTTTGTTTGAAGTTGGCTGAAGAATACGCTGTAAATGCCATTGCACGATCTCGTCTACCTCTTCCTGAACATGTCTCTCGCCTCGTTGACCCCACTTTTCACCACATTGTTCTCCTAACCGACAACGTCCTTGCGGCTTCTGTTGTTGTAACCTCCACTGTTGAAAATTCAGCCAACCCTGAAAGATTAGTCTTTCACGTTGTTACTGACAAGAAGACTTTCACTCCAATGCATACTTGGTTTGCCATCAACTCTATTAACTCAGCAGTTGTTGAAGTTAGGGGGTTACACCACTATGATTGGTCTAAAGAAGTGAACGCTGGTGTTAAGGATATGCAGGAAACTAATAACTTAATTTGGAAGCACTACTACAGCAACTATAAACAAAAGGAGCTTGACCATAGTGAAGACCATAACAGATATTTGGAAGCTTTGAGGCCTAGCAGCCTTTCCTTGTTGAATCATCTCCGCATCTATATCCCTGAG CTCTTTCCAGATCTAAACAAGGTAGTATTGCTGGATGATGATGTGGTAGTACAACATGACCTATCTTCTTTGTGGGAACTAGATCTTAATGGCAAAGTCAGTGGTTCAGTGTTCAAGTCATGGTGTGAGAACAGTTGCTGCCCTGGAAACAAATACGTCAACTTCTTGAACTTTTCACATCCTATCATATCATCCAACTTTGACGGTGATAAGTGTGCATGGCTCTTTGGCGTGGATATATTTGATCTTGAAGCTTGGAGAAAATCAGATATTACTAAGACCTATCATCAATGGCTGAAACTT AACGTCCAGTCTGGGTTGACATTATGGAATCCAGGAATGCTCCCAGCTGCCTTGATTGCTTTTGAGGGTCAAGTGCACCCCATAGATACATCATGGCTCGTCACTGATTTAGGTTATCGCCATCGATCAGAAGAAATAGGCAACAGCATAGAGAGAGTGGAAACTGCTGCTGTTGTTCATTTCAATGGCCCAGCAAAGCCGTGGCTTGAAATTGGTTTACCTGAGGTTCGAAGTTTATGGACTAGATATGTAAATTTCTCCGATAAGTTTATTAGCAAATGTAGGATTATAGTGTGA